A window from Gossypium raimondii isolate GPD5lz chromosome 7, ASM2569854v1, whole genome shotgun sequence encodes these proteins:
- the LOC105769190 gene encoding SAGA-associated factor 29 homolog A: protein MSSPDIASIMDNSRELDRLRKDQEEVLVEINKLHKKLQATPEVVEKPGDSSLSRLKSLYIQAKDLSEREVVISNSLVSKLDTFLPSGAPGQQRRKMDGSDQKRRRMKSDSDISRLSPSMRSHIEACLSLKDEQVAARVTSDAEKDEWFVVKVINFDEKTKEFEVLDEEPGDDEEGGVQKKYKLPASCIIPFPKRHDPSGTQEFPAGRNVLAVYPGTTALYKATVISTPRKRKSDEYLLEFDDDEEDGALPQRTVPFHKVVPLPDGHRQ, encoded by the exons ATGTCGTCGCCGGACATTGCTTCAATCATGGACAACTCAAGGGAACTCGATCGATTAAGGAAAGATCAAGAAGAGGTGCTTGTTGAAATCAATAAGCTTCATAAAAAGCTTCAAGCCA CTCCTGAGGTAGTTGAGAAACCCGGTGATTCTTCATTGTCAAGGCTAAAAAGTTTGTATATTCAAGCTAAAGATCTTTCAGAGCGAGAAGTAGT GATTTCCAATTCCTTAGTAAGTAAACTTGACACTTTCCTGCCATCCGGAGCACCAGGACAACAGCGAAGAAAAATGG ATGGTAGTGACCAGAAAAGGAGAAGAATGAAATCTGATTCAGATATCTCTCGCCTTTCTCCTTCTATGCGGAGTCATATTGAGGCTTGTCTTAGTCTCAAAGACGAACAG GTAGCTGCGAGAGTCACCTCAGATGCCGAGAAGGATGAGTGGTTTGTCGTAAAAGTGATCAATTTTGATGAGAAAACAAAAGA ATTCGAAGTACTTGATGAGGAACCAGGTGATGATGAAGAGGGCGGTGTCCAAAA GAAATACAAGCTGCCTGCATCTTGCATCATACCATTCCCGAAACGACATGATCCTTCTGGTACTCAAGAATTCCCTGCAGGGAGAAATGTTTTGGCTGTTTATCCGGGAACAACTGCACTCTATAAAGCAACTGTCATTAGTACACCTCGAAAG AGGAAATCTGATGA GTATCTATTGGAATTCGATGACGATGAAGAAGACGGAGCTTTGCCGCAAAGGACGGTACCGTTTCACAAGGTGGTTCCATTGCCAGATGGGCATAGGCAATGA